One Succinispira mobilis DSM 6222 genomic window carries:
- a CDS encoding hydantoinase/oxoprolinase family protein: protein MILGIDVGGTFTDIVLLDNQQLKLQYKTPTTEDIFSGVLDALDFILQSVAPEQIQQLNISTTIITNALVRSQLDTVQLLVMPGPGLNVVNSFPVKPFCLKGYVNHLGEICQELEPQQLLALPPATNIAISGKFSVRNPRHEHKLHELLLKTNPHGNFTLASQLSGKLNFIRRTNTCYYALATRKLLLNFEQMLLKALSARKLTCPVNILKADAGRISFATARQNPAELIFTGPAASILGIKALVQPQATCIALDIGGTTTDISFWADGQAILDNKGAKINNYHTSINSFYHHSLGLAGNSCVQFADGKFIIGPASATPLIFQGTSLTLTDILAYLDLISLGDKLLVQTYLQNNFPQYPALSVAKQILQIALQQFKQTIQALLSELNRQPVYTVADITQPKLFQPTTLIGVGGAAAGLIPLIAQELALEYIIPEFAAVTNAVGAALAKPTIMVNLQANTLSGYYTLSQASQKFPTQPNFTSQIAYQIAKEHLLALAAQNNLAIDATDIKVVNHEEYPILQNYQQGLAINLTLQIQPGIAFSLLEVQ, encoded by the coding sequence ATGATTTTAGGTATCGATGTTGGTGGCACTTTTACCGATATTGTTCTTTTAGATAATCAGCAACTTAAATTACAATATAAAACCCCTACTACGGAAGATATTTTCAGTGGGGTTTTGGATGCTTTAGACTTTATTTTACAAAGTGTTGCCCCCGAACAAATCCAACAGTTAAATATTTCCACCACAATAATTACCAATGCTTTAGTGCGCTCGCAATTAGATACTGTACAACTATTAGTAATGCCTGGGCCTGGGCTAAATGTAGTCAATAGTTTTCCCGTTAAGCCATTTTGTTTAAAAGGCTATGTAAATCATCTCGGGGAAATTTGTCAAGAACTCGAGCCCCAACAGTTGCTTGCCTTACCGCCAGCAACCAATATTGCGATATCCGGTAAATTTTCCGTGCGCAACCCGCGCCATGAACATAAACTACACGAGCTACTACTTAAAACTAATCCGCACGGCAATTTTACTTTAGCAAGTCAACTTTCGGGTAAATTAAATTTTATTCGCCGCACGAACACCTGCTATTACGCTTTAGCCACGCGAAAATTACTGCTTAATTTTGAGCAAATGCTCCTTAAAGCCCTAAGTGCACGTAAGCTAACTTGCCCAGTGAATATTCTAAAGGCTGACGCGGGCCGAATTAGTTTCGCAACCGCCCGCCAAAACCCTGCCGAGCTAATCTTCACTGGCCCCGCGGCAAGTATTTTAGGGATTAAAGCCCTTGTACAACCGCAAGCAACCTGTATTGCCTTAGATATTGGCGGTACAACCACTGATATCTCTTTTTGGGCTGACGGCCAAGCAATTTTAGACAATAAAGGCGCTAAAATTAATAACTACCATACCTCGATTAATAGTTTTTATCATCACTCGCTGGGGCTTGCGGGCAATAGTTGCGTGCAATTTGCAGATGGTAAATTTATTATTGGGCCCGCTAGTGCTACACCGCTAATTTTTCAAGGTACAAGTTTAACCTTAACGGATATTTTAGCCTATTTAGATTTAATTTCCCTCGGCGATAAACTGCTAGTGCAAACTTATTTACAGAATAATTTTCCCCAATATCCCGCTCTAAGCGTGGCGAAACAAATTTTGCAAATTGCTTTGCAGCAGTTTAAGCAAACAATTCAAGCGCTACTAAGTGAACTTAATCGTCAACCAGTCTATACCGTAGCTGATATTACGCAACCTAAGTTATTTCAACCAACGACACTTATTGGTGTGGGCGGCGCTGCGGCAGGCTTAATTCCTTTAATAGCTCAAGAACTAGCTTTAGAATATATAATCCCAGAGTTTGCTGCCGTAACCAATGCTGTCGGCGCGGCTTTAGCAAAACCGACCATTATGGTCAACCTACAAGCCAATACGTTAAGTGGTTACTATACTTTATCGCAAGCTAGTCAAAAATTTCCCACACAACCAAATTTCACCAGCCAAATAGCTTATCAAATAGCTAAAGAGCATTTATTAGCTTTAGCCGCCCAAAACAATTTAGCGATTGATGCTACAGATATTAAAGTGGTAAATCATGAAGAATATCCAATCTTGCAAAATTACCAACAAGGGCTTGCAATAAATCTAACTTTACAAATTCAACCAGGTATTGCTTTTTCTTTACTGGAGGTGCAGTAA
- a CDS encoding MerR family transcriptional regulator: MENRLSQYFTTGEFAKLVKVSKHTLFYYDKVGIFSPELTLNNNYRYYAFQQIEVFRVITILRDLNVPLKTIKDYLKERSPEKLIQLLSGEKLKLAKKIVTLQQTHEFLEQKIKLTKEILNFPQDIVLEENLDVEYLIKTPAYNTEEDKNLAISLYNHINYCDAYNVLSPYPIGGIFSYAALQQAKYYTYSHFYTRILNLNTAIPVAIKPAGNYLSYYLNCQEQTIAEGYQKILAYAQERQMQLAPEFYEDVLLDDLSVKGYDHYLMKISVQILVQSK, from the coding sequence ATGGAAAATAGATTAAGCCAATATTTTACCACAGGTGAATTTGCCAAATTAGTTAAAGTTAGCAAACATACTTTATTTTACTATGATAAAGTCGGAATTTTTTCGCCTGAGCTAACTTTAAACAATAATTATCGTTACTACGCCTTTCAGCAAATTGAAGTTTTTCGAGTAATTACTATTTTGCGCGATTTAAATGTACCCTTAAAAACAATAAAAGATTATTTAAAAGAACGTAGCCCTGAAAAATTAATCCAACTTTTAAGTGGCGAAAAATTAAAATTAGCTAAAAAAATTGTCACTTTGCAACAAACGCATGAATTCTTGGAACAAAAAATTAAGCTAACTAAAGAAATACTTAATTTCCCTCAAGATATTGTTTTAGAAGAAAACTTAGACGTCGAGTACTTAATAAAAACTCCCGCCTACAATACTGAAGAAGATAAAAATTTAGCAATATCTTTGTATAATCATATTAATTATTGTGATGCCTATAATGTTTTAAGTCCTTATCCTATCGGGGGAATTTTTTCTTATGCAGCTTTGCAACAAGCTAAATACTATACTTACAGTCATTTTTACACGCGCATTTTAAATTTAAACACAGCAATCCCGGTTGCCATAAAACCAGCTGGTAACTATCTTAGTTATTACCTTAATTGCCAAGAACAAACTATCGCCGAGGGTTATCAAAAAATCTTAGCTTATGCTCAGGAACGCCAAATGCAACTAGCTCCAGAATTTTATGAAGATGTTTTGCTAGATGATCTATCTGTTAAAGGTTATGACCATTATTTGATGAAAATATCCGTACAAATTTTAGTCCAATCTAAATAG
- a CDS encoding histone deacetylase family protein, giving the protein MYKCPKDLGLIFFPAFDWMLSPTHPERKERLLYTRDQLTEEGIFDLANIQEYKPRLATLADIQRVHIGPNLDKLLTPAHLVSAGGCLVAADSVLRQEVQRAFALVRPPGHHAMRVVQGIRGFCTINIEAIMIEYLRQTYGIKKVAIVDTDVHHGDGTQDIYYHDPNTLFISFHQDGRTLYPGSGFNNELGSPAAYASTINLPLLPETGDAGIHLLFDELIQPILQDFAPDLIINSAGQDNHFTDPLASMHFTAQGYAKLASKLQADIAVLEGGYSVTQALPYINTGIILAMANLDFSCVQEPSQPDYLRSQPVACTKHLEHLIKHTQNIWQNRKQKQQELLAQAQGVFRRDKHIFYDHSNLQEQQQETAFYCNNCSGYLEIISKTRAHSTIIYIINHDTCPHCQQQVHDKLTKAKKQQAYDFYFLQNRQLDQLSTW; this is encoded by the coding sequence ATGTATAAATGTCCAAAAGATTTAGGCTTAATTTTTTTTCCAGCCTTTGACTGGATGCTTAGTCCTACCCACCCTGAACGTAAAGAAAGGCTGTTATATACCCGCGATCAACTGACAGAAGAAGGAATTTTTGATTTAGCTAATATTCAAGAATATAAACCGCGTCTGGCTACTTTAGCTGATATTCAGCGTGTACATATCGGGCCTAATTTAGATAAACTGTTAACTCCCGCACATTTAGTTTCAGCTGGCGGTTGTTTAGTGGCCGCCGATAGCGTGCTGCGCCAAGAAGTTCAACGTGCTTTTGCCTTAGTACGCCCCCCTGGACATCATGCGATGCGCGTAGTTCAAGGCATTCGCGGTTTTTGCACAATAAATATTGAGGCAATTATGATTGAATACCTCCGCCAAACTTATGGTATCAAAAAAGTCGCGATTGTGGATACGGACGTGCATCATGGCGATGGCACTCAAGATATCTACTACCATGATCCCAATACCTTATTTATTTCTTTTCATCAAGATGGACGCACGCTTTATCCTGGTTCAGGCTTTAACAATGAGTTAGGTAGTCCAGCCGCTTATGCAAGCACTATTAACCTGCCCTTGCTACCTGAAACTGGTGACGCTGGTATTCATCTGCTATTTGATGAGTTAATCCAACCAATTTTACAAGATTTTGCTCCAGATTTAATTATCAACTCTGCTGGACAAGACAATCACTTTACCGATCCCCTAGCTTCTATGCACTTTACCGCTCAAGGTTATGCTAAGTTAGCCAGTAAACTTCAAGCTGATATTGCGGTACTAGAAGGCGGCTATTCCGTAACTCAAGCTCTACCCTATATTAATACTGGTATTATTTTAGCCATGGCGAACTTGGATTTCAGTTGTGTTCAAGAACCATCGCAACCAGACTATTTACGTTCGCAACCTGTAGCTTGTACTAAGCATCTTGAACACTTAATCAAACACACCCAAAATATTTGGCAAAATCGTAAGCAAAAACAACAAGAGTTACTGGCACAAGCCCAAGGTGTTTTCCGACGCGATAAACATATTTTTTATGATCACAGTAATTTACAAGAACAGCAACAAGAAACGGCCTTTTATTGCAACAATTGCTCCGGTTATTTAGAGATTATTAGTAAAACCCGTGCCCATAGCACTATTATTTATATTATAAATCACGATACTTGCCCACACTGTCAACAACAGGTGCATGACAAGCTTACCAAAGCTAAAAAACAGCAAGCTTATGACTTTTATTTTCTCCAAAACAGACAACTCGATCAACTTAGCACTTGGTAA